One Candidatus Krumholzibacteriia bacterium genomic region harbors:
- the ettA gene encoding energy-dependent translational throttle protein EttA — protein sequence MAQQYVYTLHDLRKIAPPDKVILDGISLSFLPGAKIGIIGHNGAGKSTLLRIMAGIDTEYQGEMIRDESQSVGFLAQEPELDESKDVLGNVMDGVAPIKALLERFEEISAKFAEPMADDEMNELLAEQGELQDRIDAVDAWNIDRTVEVAMDSLRLPPADAEVGKLSGGERRRVALCRLLLEKPDILLLDEPTNHLDAESVAWLEGYLRDYAGMVLVVTHDRYFLDNVTGWILELDRGKYYPWQGNYSSWLDQKLARLDAEEKEQSARQRTLAQELEWIRMTPKARQTKSKARIRRYQEMLDEQRGGGPRQKIEIHIPTGPRLGDVVIDAENLAKGYDDRLLIDGLDMKIPPNAIIGVIGANGVGKTTLFRMIVGQEQPDDGRLQLGDTVELAYVDQSRESLDPEKTVWEEISGGQDEIQLGDRKLKSRAYVASFGFKGNDQQKKVGKLSGGERNRLQLAKMLQTGGNVLLLDEPTNDLDVDTLRALENALENFAGCVVCISHDRWFLDRIATHILAFEGDSRVRLFEGNFQDYEKVRKEELGDEADRPHRVKFKKFHA from the coding sequence TTGGCGCAACAGTACGTCTACACGCTGCACGATCTGCGGAAGATCGCCCCGCCCGACAAGGTGATCCTCGACGGCATCAGCCTGAGTTTCCTGCCCGGTGCCAAGATCGGGATCATCGGCCACAACGGCGCGGGCAAGTCGACACTCCTGAGGATCATGGCCGGCATCGACACCGAGTACCAGGGCGAGATGATCCGCGACGAGAGCCAGAGCGTGGGCTTCCTCGCACAGGAGCCCGAACTGGACGAGTCGAAGGACGTGCTCGGCAACGTGATGGACGGCGTGGCGCCGATCAAGGCCCTGCTCGAGCGCTTCGAAGAGATCAGTGCGAAGTTCGCCGAGCCCATGGCCGACGACGAGATGAACGAGCTGCTCGCCGAACAGGGCGAGCTGCAGGACAGGATCGACGCCGTCGACGCCTGGAACATCGACCGTACGGTCGAGGTCGCCATGGACTCGCTCCGCCTGCCGCCGGCCGACGCCGAAGTGGGCAAGCTGTCCGGTGGTGAGCGCCGTCGCGTGGCCCTGTGCCGGCTGCTGCTCGAGAAGCCCGACATCCTGCTGCTCGACGAGCCCACCAACCACCTCGACGCCGAGTCCGTGGCGTGGCTGGAGGGCTACCTGCGGGACTACGCGGGCATGGTCCTGGTGGTCACGCACGACCGCTACTTCCTCGACAACGTCACCGGCTGGATCCTCGAGCTCGACCGCGGCAAGTACTACCCGTGGCAGGGCAACTACTCGAGCTGGCTCGACCAGAAACTCGCCCGCCTCGACGCAGAAGAGAAGGAACAGTCGGCCCGCCAGCGGACGCTCGCGCAGGAGCTCGAGTGGATCCGCATGACGCCGAAAGCGCGGCAGACCAAGAGCAAGGCGCGCATCCGCCGCTACCAGGAGATGCTCGACGAACAGCGAGGCGGCGGGCCGCGGCAGAAGATCGAGATCCACATCCCCACCGGGCCGCGCCTGGGCGACGTCGTGATCGACGCCGAGAACCTGGCCAAGGGCTACGACGACCGCCTGCTGATCGACGGCCTCGACATGAAGATCCCGCCCAACGCGATCATCGGCGTGATCGGCGCCAACGGCGTGGGCAAGACCACCCTGTTCCGTATGATCGTGGGCCAGGAGCAGCCCGACGACGGCCGCCTGCAGCTGGGCGACACCGTGGAATTGGCCTACGTCGACCAGAGCCGCGAGAGTCTCGACCCCGAGAAGACGGTGTGGGAGGAGATCAGCGGTGGGCAGGACGAGATCCAGCTCGGCGATCGCAAGCTGAAGAGTCGGGCCTACGTGGCCAGCTTCGGCTTCAAGGGCAACGACCAGCAGAAGAAGGTCGGCAAGCTGTCGGGCGGGGAGCGCAACCGGCTGCAGCTCGCCAAGATGCTGCAGACCGGCGGCAACGTCCTGCTGCTCGACGAGCCCACCAACGACCTGGACGTCGACACCCTGCGCGCTCTCGAGAACGCGCTCGAGAACTTCGCGGGCTGCGTCGTGTGCATCAGCCATGATCGCTGGTTCCTCGACCGCATCGCCACGCACATTCTGGCCTTCGAGGGCGACAGCCGGGTCCGGCTGTTCGAGGGCAACTTCCAGGACTACGAGAAGGTGCGGAAGGAAGAACTCGGCGACGAGGCCGACCGCCCGCACCGCGTGAAGTTCAAGAAGTTCCACGCCTAG
- a CDS encoding alpha/beta fold hydrolase, with translation MAPRAVRAACRTLSTVAPPVAARLAADLFCRTRPRRLRPAEREILGRARRLELPSAQRRLVAHAWGRGPVVLLHHGWSGNAAQMTALVDPLVGAGFTAVALDARGHGSSGGRKSSFVDMVADATDWVDHLGDVHAMIGHSMGAMVTARALARREVEQAVLLCPPAELAVYSELFARAMGFGMRAHTGMIRHFERMHDVRWPEISAEHLPPDRPVPALIVYDRDDHDTPPEHAERWIRAWNGTVDTLRTEGLGHRQILRDPDVLQTCADWLVERSSTADRTDRAGGAASGA, from the coding sequence ATGGCCCCGCGTGCGGTCCGCGCCGCGTGCCGGACGCTGAGCACCGTGGCCCCGCCGGTGGCGGCACGCCTGGCGGCCGATCTCTTCTGCCGCACGCGTCCGCGGCGCCTGCGGCCCGCCGAGCGCGAGATCCTGGGCCGCGCCCGTCGACTGGAACTGCCGTCGGCGCAGCGCCGTCTGGTCGCCCACGCCTGGGGGCGTGGCCCGGTCGTGCTCCTCCACCACGGCTGGAGCGGCAACGCGGCGCAGATGACCGCCCTCGTCGATCCGCTCGTCGGTGCCGGCTTCACCGCGGTGGCGCTGGACGCGCGCGGCCACGGGTCCAGCGGCGGTCGCAAGTCGTCCTTCGTGGACATGGTCGCCGACGCGACCGACTGGGTGGATCACCTCGGCGACGTCCACGCCATGATCGGACACAGCATGGGCGCCATGGTGACCGCCCGCGCGCTGGCTCGGCGCGAGGTCGAGCAGGCCGTCCTGCTGTGCCCTCCCGCTGAACTCGCGGTCTATTCCGAGCTGTTCGCCCGTGCCATGGGCTTCGGCATGCGCGCGCACACCGGCATGATCCGCCACTTCGAGCGGATGCACGACGTGCGCTGGCCCGAGATCAGTGCGGAGCACCTACCACCGGATCGGCCGGTGCCGGCCCTGATCGTCTACGACCGCGACGACCACGACACGCCCCCCGAGCACGCCGAACGGTGGATCCGGGCCTGGAACGGCACGGTCGACACGCTACGAACCGAGGGCCTGGGACACCGTCAGATCCTGCGCGATCCCGACGTGCTGCAGACCTGCGCGGACTGGCTGGTCGAACGATCCTCGACCGCCGACCGCACGGATCGCGCCGGAGGCGCCGCCTCGGGCGCGTAG
- a CDS encoding C40 family peptidase, whose translation MTRIRPAFLLALAVLAACASPPRGTVAPAPQPDPVSATGSAPRDVPEFGRVVVESARTFLGAPYRYGGDDTGGIDCSGLVVRSFGAAGVSMPRTAAAQAAAGYHVGRPDLRAGDLVLFAGSGGSVGHVGIWIGGGRFIHASSSRGVVVEQLATRWFADRFVGGRRVLRR comes from the coding sequence ATGACTCGGATCCGTCCCGCGTTCCTGCTGGCCCTCGCCGTCCTCGCGGCCTGCGCGTCACCGCCGCGCGGGACCGTCGCGCCGGCTCCGCAGCCCGATCCCGTGTCCGCCACGGGGAGCGCGCCCCGCGACGTTCCAGAGTTCGGCCGGGTGGTGGTCGAGAGTGCCCGGACATTCCTGGGCGCACCCTACCGTTACGGCGGCGACGACACGGGCGGGATCGACTGCTCGGGCCTGGTCGTCCGCTCCTTCGGAGCCGCCGGGGTCTCCATGCCCCGCACCGCCGCCGCGCAGGCCGCGGCCGGCTACCACGTCGGTCGCCCCGACCTGCGAGCCGGCGACCTCGTGCTCTTCGCCGGATCCGGAGGGAGCGTCGGGCACGTCGGGATCTGGATCGGCGGCGGCCGATTCATCCACGCCAGTTCGAGCCGCGGCGTCGTCGTCGAACAGCTGGCCACGCGCTGGTTCGCCGACCGGTTCGTCGGCGGCCGACGCGTTCTGCGGCGCTGA
- a CDS encoding NUDIX hydrolase: protein MLDSIRGLIDDHVPADDLEARHLDTMRRALGRGDAVCTRSWFDPGHFTASAFVLSPAQDSLLLVHHSKLRRWLQPGGHVEAGDTDPLAAARREVLEETGLDRLAPIRHGLLDVDVHEIPPRADEPAHLHLDLRFAFVAGHCGVAAGDGVDAVRFVPLDHVERLGADASVLRAVDKLSSTVAGRARA from the coding sequence GTGCTCGATTCCATCCGCGGCCTGATCGACGATCACGTGCCCGCCGACGACCTCGAGGCCCGTCACCTCGACACCATGCGACGGGCCCTCGGACGGGGCGACGCCGTCTGCACGCGCTCCTGGTTCGATCCCGGACACTTCACGGCCAGCGCCTTCGTCCTGTCGCCGGCCCAGGACTCGCTGCTCCTCGTCCACCACTCGAAGCTTCGGCGCTGGCTGCAACCGGGTGGACACGTCGAGGCCGGCGACACCGATCCTCTCGCCGCCGCGCGGCGAGAGGTGCTCGAGGAGACCGGCCTCGACCGGCTCGCCCCCATCCGACACGGCCTGCTCGACGTCGACGTGCACGAGATCCCCCCTCGTGCCGACGAGCCCGCCCACCTGCACCTCGACCTCCGCTTCGCCTTCGTCGCGGGACACTGCGGCGTCGCGGCCGGCGACGGCGTCGATGCCGTGCGCTTCGTCCCACTCGATCACGTCGAGCGCCTGGGGGCCGACGCCTCGGTGCTGCGCGCCGTCGACAAGCTCTCGAGCACGGTCGCCGGGCGCGCCCGCGCCTGA
- a CDS encoding prepilin-type N-terminal cleavage/methylation domain-containing protein, giving the protein MKAERPRADAGFTLTELLVGLTLSSVAAAIVFNVFFSTQNSFYDTRQAVDSQAEARVALGLMTQDIRGAGASPAELPFERIAVAESDTIRVLSDLDGNGMIDVGAEPPEDVTWYWNRDDEELVRRTATGEFPIARDITFFGMNYLDANGDELDTFPLDRDDRSAVRAVQLFVNVRIDDGVERDRFVTILLRNDDPGV; this is encoded by the coding sequence ATGAAGGCCGAGCGCCCACGTGCCGATGCCGGGTTCACCCTGACCGAGCTCCTGGTCGGTTTGACGCTGTCCTCGGTCGCCGCCGCGATCGTCTTCAACGTGTTCTTCTCCACCCAGAACAGCTTCTACGACACGCGCCAGGCGGTCGACAGCCAGGCCGAGGCCCGGGTGGCTCTCGGCCTGATGACCCAGGACATCCGGGGAGCCGGAGCCAGCCCGGCGGAGCTGCCGTTCGAGCGCATCGCGGTGGCCGAGTCGGACACGATCCGTGTGCTCTCCGATCTGGACGGCAACGGGATGATCGACGTCGGGGCGGAGCCGCCGGAGGACGTCACCTGGTACTGGAACCGCGACGACGAGGAGCTCGTGCGTCGGACCGCGACCGGCGAGTTCCCCATTGCACGCGACATCACCTTCTTCGGGATGAACTATCTCGACGCCAACGGCGACGAACTCGACACCTTTCCCCTCGATCGTGATGATCGATCGGCGGTTCGTGCCGTGCAGCTGTTCGTGAACGTGCGCATCGACGACGGCGTCGAGCGCGATCGCTTCGTGACCATCCTACTCCGCAACGACGATCCCGGAGTCTGA
- a CDS encoding PilC/PilY family type IV pilus protein produces MRTRHTLVVLLVLVAASAVEVDRARAVGCDIPMIAQQIAVAPNVMILVDNSGSMNEVMWHEDYDASVVYADNFNPTTMYYVSSDGWYNFNGNSVYLVDGLHGHDGRYMGNYLNWLFYHATDDQRDEAPRVTRQMVANTAVKQVINAASGLRYGIARFNYTDGGRIEAECGADLATLEHEVDTMAADSWTPSAEALLSVMEYFQDSSGPIRFECQKNFVIFVTDGIPTKDTDIPAFIGDQDGDGNEPGTCASVGAPHMGNADCTDYLDDVAYYMANNDMRSDLEGEQVVNTYTIGFGVDAPLLADTADNGDGLYRLAWNLDTLIQELGTVVGDIVNRISSGAAVAVVSTETGTDDRLYRGKFLPGQWHGYLEAFDLPYDDGDEPVWEAGRLLRDRPSHSRILFTQFDDTLVEFSTGIGGDLGHFIAPDGPGTGWDREDGYGVDTDADFDSDDRTYGPNYDQGYVDEVIEYVRGEDVSGLRDRNDWKLGDLVYSTPVVVGPPVGFDSDLDYHSFASDNEGRTPVVYVGANDGMLHAFHAETGEEMWAFLPQATLHKLEQLADPSYCHQSYVDLSPRAYDVYVGGHWRTVLLGGQRTGGDSYFALDVTQPWAPDVLWETRIPSMRSSFTEPVLVHTNEGPVLWAGSGPDTGGAARFSVVELATGDVLWDAQLSSIGSTNAATAPAAFDADFDGYADVVYQGDMAGNLWRFDISQAGSWSRSKIYAGNEPISARPIVVIDEEQTVNVMFGTGRFVEVADFATTGSQRFVALKDDGSGSTLTPSSLEDRTNDVGDAEITDGWYLWLENGTGERVTEPAVALEGVVYFTSFAPSTEPCDAGGNSWLYRVDMRGGEPIDEDEDGDIDDESRSESLGTGVASRPVVNLAGEELIVQTSDARLTIEELSAAPQKVMVRAWRERYDAALQPQAGGED; encoded by the coding sequence ATGAGAACCCGTCACACCCTGGTCGTCCTCCTGGTCCTCGTCGCTGCTTCGGCGGTGGAGGTCGACCGTGCCCGCGCAGTTGGTTGCGACATTCCGATGATCGCCCAGCAGATCGCCGTGGCCCCGAACGTCATGATCCTCGTCGACAATTCGGGTTCGATGAACGAGGTCATGTGGCACGAGGACTACGACGCGAGTGTCGTGTACGCCGACAACTTCAACCCGACCACGATGTACTACGTCAGCAGCGATGGTTGGTACAACTTCAACGGGAATTCGGTCTATCTCGTCGACGGCCTCCATGGTCACGACGGGCGGTACATGGGCAACTACCTGAACTGGCTGTTCTACCACGCGACCGACGACCAGAGGGACGAGGCTCCACGCGTGACCCGTCAGATGGTCGCGAACACCGCGGTCAAACAGGTGATCAATGCGGCGAGCGGACTGCGGTACGGGATCGCCCGGTTCAACTACACCGACGGGGGCCGGATCGAGGCCGAGTGCGGTGCTGACCTTGCGACCCTCGAGCACGAGGTCGACACCATGGCGGCCGACTCGTGGACGCCGTCGGCCGAGGCGCTCCTCTCGGTCATGGAGTACTTCCAGGATTCGTCCGGGCCGATCCGCTTCGAGTGCCAGAAGAACTTCGTGATCTTCGTGACCGACGGAATTCCGACCAAGGACACGGACATTCCTGCCTTCATCGGCGACCAGGACGGCGACGGCAACGAGCCCGGCACCTGTGCCTCGGTCGGGGCGCCCCACATGGGCAACGCCGACTGCACGGACTACCTGGACGACGTGGCGTACTACATGGCCAACAACGACATGCGTTCCGACCTCGAGGGCGAGCAGGTCGTCAACACCTACACGATTGGATTCGGTGTCGATGCTCCGTTGCTCGCCGACACCGCCGACAACGGCGACGGGCTGTATCGCCTGGCCTGGAACCTGGACACCTTGATCCAGGAGCTCGGGACCGTCGTCGGCGACATCGTCAATCGGATCTCGTCGGGTGCGGCGGTGGCCGTGGTGTCGACGGAGACCGGAACCGACGATCGTCTGTACCGGGGCAAGTTCCTGCCCGGGCAGTGGCACGGCTATCTCGAGGCCTTCGACCTTCCCTACGACGATGGTGACGAACCCGTATGGGAGGCCGGCCGCCTGCTGCGCGACCGGCCGTCGCACTCGCGCATCCTGTTCACGCAGTTCGACGACACCCTCGTGGAGTTCTCCACCGGTATCGGCGGGGACCTGGGCCACTTCATCGCACCCGACGGACCCGGGACGGGATGGGATCGCGAGGACGGTTACGGAGTCGACACCGACGCCGACTTCGACTCGGACGATCGCACCTACGGTCCGAACTACGATCAGGGATACGTGGACGAGGTGATCGAGTACGTCCGCGGCGAGGACGTCTCGGGTCTTCGTGACCGCAACGACTGGAAGCTCGGCGACCTCGTCTATTCGACGCCGGTCGTCGTGGGACCTCCCGTCGGCTTCGACTCGGATCTCGACTACCACTCCTTCGCGTCGGACAACGAGGGCCGCACCCCGGTGGTGTACGTGGGGGCCAACGACGGAATGCTGCACGCCTTCCACGCCGAGACCGGCGAGGAGATGTGGGCCTTCCTCCCGCAGGCCACCCTGCACAAGCTGGAGCAGCTCGCGGATCCGTCCTACTGCCATCAGTCCTACGTGGATCTCAGTCCGCGCGCCTACGACGTCTACGTCGGGGGTCACTGGCGGACCGTCCTCCTGGGCGGGCAGCGCACGGGCGGCGACAGCTACTTCGCCCTCGACGTGACGCAGCCGTGGGCTCCCGACGTGCTGTGGGAGACCCGGATCCCGAGTATGCGGTCGTCGTTCACCGAGCCGGTGCTCGTACACACGAACGAGGGGCCCGTGCTGTGGGCCGGCAGCGGCCCCGACACGGGTGGCGCTGCCCGGTTCTCGGTGGTCGAACTCGCCACCGGCGACGTGCTCTGGGACGCGCAGCTCAGCTCGATCGGTTCGACGAACGCGGCGACGGCGCCGGCGGCCTTCGACGCGGACTTCGACGGCTACGCCGACGTCGTCTACCAGGGCGACATGGCGGGCAATCTGTGGCGCTTCGACATCTCGCAGGCGGGATCGTGGAGTCGTTCGAAGATCTACGCCGGTAACGAGCCCATCTCGGCGCGGCCGATCGTGGTGATCGACGAGGAACAGACCGTGAACGTGATGTTCGGGACGGGGCGATTCGTCGAGGTCGCGGACTTCGCGACCACGGGCTCGCAGCGTTTCGTGGCGCTGAAGGACGACGGTTCCGGATCCACGCTCACCCCGTCCTCGCTCGAGGACCGCACGAACGACGTCGGCGATGCCGAGATCACGGACGGCTGGTACCTGTGGCTGGAGAACGGCACCGGCGAGCGCGTGACCGAACCCGCGGTCGCGCTCGAGGGCGTGGTCTACTTCACCAGCTTCGCGCCGAGCACCGAGCCCTGCGACGCCGGCGGGAACAGCTGGCTGTACCGCGTCGACATGCGCGGTGGGGAGCCGATCGACGAGGACGAGGACGGGGACATCGACGACGAGTCGCGGTCCGAGAGTCTGGGCACCGGCGTCGCCTCCCGTCCGGTCGTCAATCTGGCCGGCGAGGAACTGATCGTCCAGACCAGCGACGCCCGCCTGACCATCGAGGAACTCTCGGCCGCGCCGCAGAAGGTGATGGTCCGAGCCTGGCGCGAGCGCTACGACGCCGCGCTCCAGCCACAAGCCGGAGGGGAAGACTGA
- a CDS encoding mechanosensitive ion channel domain-containing protein, with the protein MMELLADWLGARGLDPAYVPIVATSIAAAVVILVAVFVDRIARRLILRGIERVVKKTRGTWDDSFFDRRVFHWISRLVPALFVNIVAPAAFGAYPVVVDVVETVSLLYMGLVAVFAISAALDAILDIYGRTQLSRRVPIKPFVQVVKGLVVFALIISAVAMLIGKSPAVLLSGLGAFTAVLLLIFRDPILGLAAGIQLISNNMVRKGDWISVPKYGADGDVTDVSLTTVSVQNWDKTISSIPTYSLLTDTFKNWRGMHESGGRRIKRAIHIDMSSVRFVDEALMEQMRRVQFLREYLDQKMEEIRTYNREHGIDESSPANGRRMTNVGTFRAYLEHYLREHPMVHPQLTFLVRQLAPTPQGLPIEIYVFSRDQAWANYEAIQADIFDHVIAVTPLFDLRVFQEPSGSDLRALAAGSGSGQDASPSA; encoded by the coding sequence ATGATGGAACTGCTCGCCGACTGGCTCGGCGCCCGCGGGCTCGACCCGGCCTACGTGCCGATCGTCGCGACCTCGATCGCGGCCGCGGTCGTGATCCTGGTCGCGGTCTTCGTCGACCGCATCGCGCGGCGACTGATCCTGCGCGGAATCGAGCGCGTGGTGAAGAAGACGCGCGGGACCTGGGACGACTCCTTCTTCGATCGACGCGTGTTCCACTGGATCTCGCGACTCGTGCCCGCGCTCTTCGTCAACATCGTCGCTCCGGCCGCCTTCGGAGCCTACCCGGTCGTCGTCGACGTGGTCGAGACGGTGTCCCTGCTGTACATGGGGTTGGTCGCGGTCTTCGCCATCAGCGCAGCTCTCGACGCGATCCTGGACATCTACGGTCGGACCCAGCTCTCGCGCCGCGTGCCGATCAAACCCTTCGTCCAGGTGGTCAAGGGCCTGGTGGTGTTCGCGCTGATCATCAGCGCCGTCGCCATGCTGATCGGCAAGTCGCCCGCGGTCCTCCTGTCCGGACTCGGCGCCTTCACCGCCGTACTCCTGCTGATCTTCCGCGATCCCATCCTCGGGCTCGCTGCGGGTATCCAGCTCATCAGCAACAACATGGTGCGCAAGGGCGACTGGATCAGCGTGCCGAAGTACGGCGCCGACGGTGACGTGACCGACGTCTCACTGACCACCGTCAGCGTGCAGAACTGGGACAAGACGATCTCTTCGATCCCCACCTACTCGTTGCTCACCGACACCTTCAAGAACTGGCGGGGCATGCACGAGTCGGGGGGTCGGCGGATCAAGCGCGCGATCCACATCGACATGTCGAGCGTGCGTTTCGTCGACGAGGCCCTCATGGAGCAGATGCGGCGCGTCCAGTTCCTGCGTGAGTACCTCGATCAGAAGATGGAGGAGATCCGCACCTACAATCGCGAGCACGGGATCGACGAGAGCAGTCCGGCCAACGGTCGTCGCATGACCAACGTGGGAACCTTCCGTGCCTACCTGGAGCACTACCTGCGGGAGCACCCCATGGTGCATCCGCAACTCACCTTCCTCGTGCGGCAGCTCGCCCCCACTCCGCAAGGGTTGCCCATCGAGATCTACGTGTTCAGTCGCGATCAGGCGTGGGCGAACTACGAAGCGATCCAGGCCGACATCTTCGATCACGTGATCGCGGTGACTCCGCTCTTCGACCTGCGCGTCTTCCAGGAACCGAGCGGTTCGGACCTGCGCGCCCTGGCCGCGGGAAGCGGGAGCGGCCAGGACGCGTCCCCGAGCGCCTAG
- a CDS encoding sigma-70 family RNA polymerase sigma factor yields MNDDRPRSPSELQDEDLVALAVAERGTPRGEAAAAELFGRHADRIHAWCRRMLRDPERALDVAQEAQIQAWRHLERFERRSKFTSWLFVIVRNRCLSALRPVSLVRDPEADLDEVVDPQRGIDEELVERQDEAALRRLIAEVLEPDEQQALALRCFERVPVEEITVILGLDNRSGARALLQKARRKLRAALERRDGIS; encoded by the coding sequence ATGAACGACGACCGACCGCGCTCGCCGAGCGAACTCCAGGACGAGGACCTGGTGGCCCTGGCCGTCGCCGAGCGGGGAACGCCCCGCGGCGAGGCCGCGGCCGCCGAGCTCTTCGGCCGTCACGCAGACCGCATCCACGCGTGGTGTCGTCGCATGCTGCGCGATCCCGAACGCGCGCTCGACGTGGCCCAGGAGGCGCAGATCCAGGCCTGGCGCCACCTCGAGCGCTTCGAGCGGCGATCGAAGTTCACGTCGTGGCTGTTCGTGATCGTGCGCAATCGATGCCTGAGCGCGCTGCGACCGGTGAGCCTGGTACGCGACCCGGAGGCCGATCTCGACGAGGTGGTCGATCCGCAGCGGGGCATCGACGAGGAACTGGTCGAGCGCCAGGACGAAGCCGCCCTGCGACGGCTGATCGCCGAGGTGCTCGAGCCCGACGAGCAGCAGGCCCTGGCCCTGCGTTGCTTCGAGCGCGTCCCGGTCGAGGAGATCACCGTGATCCTCGGCCTGGACAACCGCAGCGGGGCCCGCGCGCTGCTGCAGAAGGCCCGGCGGAAGCTGCGCGCGGCACTGGAACGGCGGGACGGGATCTCGTGA
- a CDS encoding type II secretion system protein has translation MEAMFRRLRSLVIDDRTGFSVVEMLIVFTIVGIAMIPMAAIQFSSRREVAQADRMSRATELAVSQLELIKLDGFAAAVPETLVVDDYTVVTTAVPDSTNPFLREVAVRVEWPAPGGTRDVTMAAMQSAMR, from the coding sequence ATGGAAGCCATGTTCCGCCGCCTGCGCAGTCTGGTGATCGACGACCGGACCGGCTTCAGCGTCGTGGAAATGCTGATCGTCTTCACGATCGTGGGGATCGCGATGATCCCGATGGCAGCGATCCAGTTCTCGTCGCGTCGCGAAGTGGCGCAGGCCGACCGGATGTCGCGGGCGACCGAACTCGCGGTTTCGCAGCTCGAGTTGATCAAGCTCGATGGCTTCGCCGCCGCCGTGCCGGAGACACTGGTGGTCGACGACTACACGGTGGTCACGACCGCCGTTCCGGACAGTACCAACCCCTTCCTGCGCGAAGTCGCCGTGCGGGTGGAGTGGCCGGCTCCCGGCGGGACACGCGACGTGACCATGGCCGCCATGCAGTCGGCCATGCGTTGA